A genomic window from Alkalihalobacillus sp. AL-G includes:
- a CDS encoding Ldh family oxidoreductase: MNFKSENLTNFVCDIFKVVGISDEDSYTVADSLVAANLRGVDSHGVTRVPIYVKRLKEGATNPNPDVKIAKESDATLLIDGDDGMGQIVSREAMKLGVAKAKKSGGVHIGVTRSSHFGAGAYYVKRGVEEDMITFAMSNAPSTMAPWGGIQPYFGTNPYAYGVPAGKYDPIILDMATSVVARGKIIMAAQNGSDIPEGWAIDQEGRPTTDSQAALDGSVLPFGGPKGYGISLMIDIMSGVLTGAGFGPHINNIYGDYDKPQNVGHFFQLMDINQFMPAKEYKQRIDQMIEEIKSTPAAEGVEEIFVPGEIENKTEQTRLENGIDLDKEVYEGLKQVGKECGVNIEDYENVNQKT, from the coding sequence TTGAATTTTAAAAGCGAAAATCTAACTAATTTTGTATGTGATATTTTTAAAGTAGTAGGTATATCAGACGAAGATAGTTATACAGTGGCAGATAGTCTAGTTGCGGCAAATTTACGTGGAGTTGATTCCCATGGTGTAACTCGTGTACCCATTTATGTGAAACGATTAAAAGAAGGTGCCACAAACCCAAATCCAGATGTAAAAATTGCAAAAGAAAGTGATGCAACATTATTGATTGATGGTGACGATGGAATGGGGCAAATCGTAAGTCGTGAAGCTATGAAGCTAGGGGTTGCAAAGGCAAAGAAAAGTGGGGGAGTCCATATCGGTGTAACCCGTTCCTCTCACTTTGGAGCAGGAGCATATTATGTAAAACGTGGCGTTGAAGAGGATATGATTACTTTTGCAATGTCTAATGCACCTTCAACAATGGCTCCATGGGGTGGTATTCAACCTTATTTTGGAACAAACCCATATGCTTATGGGGTTCCTGCAGGTAAATATGACCCGATTATATTGGATATGGCTACTAGTGTAGTAGCACGAGGAAAGATTATTATGGCTGCACAAAATGGAAGTGATATTCCTGAAGGTTGGGCGATTGATCAGGAAGGTAGGCCAACGACTGATTCACAGGCTGCATTAGATGGATCCGTTTTACCATTTGGTGGCCCAAAAGGTTACGGTATTTCACTTATGATCGATATTATGAGTGGTGTGTTGACGGGAGCAGGTTTTGGCCCACATATTAATAATATCTATGGAGATTATGATAAGCCACAAAACGTAGGTCATTTCTTCCAACTAATGGATATTAATCAGTTTATGCCTGCCAAAGAGTATAAACAGCGAATTGATCAAATGATTGAGGAGATTAAATCAACACCTGCAGCAGAAGGTGTTGAAGAGATATTCGTTCCAGGTGAGATTGAAAATAAAACAGAGCAGACAAGGTTAGAAAATGGAATCGATTTAGATAAAGAGGTTTATGAAGGATTAAAACAAGTAGGTAAAGAATGTGGTGTGAATATAGAAGATTATGAAAACGTCAACCAAAAAACATAA
- the gudD gene encoding glucarate dehydratase: MGVMTTKQTAPTIVEISVIPVAGHDSMLLNLSGAHAPFFTRNIVILKDSSGNQGVGEVPGGEEIRKTLEDSKSLLIGNSIGNYNNILNKVKAHFADRDASGRGMQTFDLRIMIHAVTALEAALLDLLGKHLEVPVAALLGEGQQRDEVEMLGYLFYISDSSKTDLPYISENHSDDEWFRLRREKALTPEAIVRLAEAAKERYGFNDFKLKGGVFRGEEEIEAVTALAERFPKARITLDPNGGWYLEDAIRLCKDMHHVLAYAEDPCGAEQGFSAREVMAEFRRETGLPTATNMIATDWRQMGHALQLNAVDIPLADPHFWTMQGSVRVAQICHEWGKTWGSHSNNHFDISLAMFTHVAAAAPGNITAIDTHWIWQDGQHLTKNPLQIRGGKVKVSDKPGLGVEIDMNKIEKANKLYKEEIGLGARDDSIAMQYLIPGWKFDNKKPCMVR; this comes from the coding sequence ATGGGGGTTATGACTACAAAACAAACTGCTCCAACTATCGTGGAAATTTCGGTAATTCCAGTTGCAGGTCATGATAGCATGCTATTAAATTTAAGTGGTGCACATGCTCCCTTTTTTACAAGAAATATAGTTATTCTTAAGGATAGCAGTGGAAATCAGGGAGTTGGGGAAGTTCCTGGTGGAGAAGAAATACGCAAAACTTTAGAGGATTCAAAATCATTATTAATAGGTAATTCCATTGGAAACTATAACAATATATTAAATAAAGTAAAAGCGCATTTTGCTGATCGAGATGCTTCTGGTCGTGGAATGCAAACTTTTGATTTGCGTATTATGATTCATGCGGTCACAGCGTTAGAAGCTGCACTGTTAGATTTATTAGGAAAACATCTAGAAGTTCCAGTAGCAGCCTTATTAGGTGAAGGCCAGCAGCGGGACGAAGTAGAAATGCTCGGGTACCTATTTTACATAAGTGATAGTTCTAAAACTGATTTGCCTTATATTAGTGAAAATCACTCTGATGATGAATGGTTCAGACTACGTCGAGAAAAGGCTTTGACGCCTGAAGCGATTGTTAGATTAGCAGAAGCAGCAAAGGAACGCTATGGATTTAATGACTTTAAATTAAAGGGTGGAGTTTTCCGAGGTGAGGAAGAAATTGAAGCTGTTACAGCATTGGCTGAACGTTTCCCAAAGGCGCGTATTACCCTAGACCCAAATGGTGGCTGGTATCTTGAAGATGCTATTAGACTTTGTAAAGATATGCATCATGTGTTGGCATATGCGGAAGATCCATGTGGTGCTGAACAAGGTTTCTCTGCACGTGAAGTGATGGCAGAGTTTCGCCGTGAGACAGGACTGCCTACTGCAACGAATATGATCGCAACGGACTGGCGCCAAATGGGGCATGCACTGCAATTAAACGCTGTTGATATTCCACTTGCAGACCCCCATTTCTGGACTATGCAAGGATCAGTACGTGTTGCACAAATTTGTCATGAATGGGGAAAAACATGGGGTTCTCACTCAAACAATCATTTTGACATCTCTTTAGCAATGTTTACACATGTTGCTGCAGCTGCCCCTGGAAATATTACAGCAATTGATACTCACTGGATATGGCAGGATGGACAGCACCTAACGAAAAATCCTTTGCAAATAAGAGGGGGAAAAGTCAAAGTGTCAGATAAGCCAGGTCTCGGTGTTGAAATTGATATGAACAAAATCGAGAAAGCAAATAAGCTTTATAAAGAAGAAATTGGGCTAGGTGCTCGTGATGATTCTATTGCTATGCAATACCTAATTCCAGGTTGGAAATTTGATAATAAAAAGCCTTGTATGGTTCGGTAA
- the garD gene encoding galactarate dehydratase, with the protein MASEKTQKEIPLYIKVNEGDNVATIVNSGGLKEATVFSCGLELQEFIPEGHKVTITDLKQGEEIIRYGEVIGYAEVPIKKGSWVREKYVKLPTPPLLDELPIATKSDEELPPLDGYTFEGYRNADGSAGIKNILGITTSVQCVAGVLNYTVNKIKKELLPKFPNVHDVVALNHTYGCGVAINAPEAKIPIRTIQNLATHPNFGGEVMVVGLGCEKLLPERLIPGDHAKANILSLQDQQGFMKMVDSIMKMAEERLEKLSKRERVTCPVSDLVIGLQCGGSDAFSGVTANPAVGYAADLLVRAGATVLFSEVTEVRDAIHLLTPRAVNEEVGRVLINEMKWYDNYLQKGDSDRSANPSPGNKKGGLVNVVEKSLGSIAKSGSSPISGVLSPGEKAMEKGLIFAATPASDFVCGTLQLASGMHIQVFTTGRGTPYGLQMAPVVKVSSRNSLKDQWSDLIDINAGQIATGEATIEEVGWKIFHFILDVASGHKQTWSEHWGLHNDLSLFNPAPIT; encoded by the coding sequence ATGGCATCGGAAAAAACACAAAAAGAAATCCCACTTTATATAAAAGTAAATGAAGGGGATAATGTTGCAACAATTGTTAATTCTGGTGGACTAAAGGAAGCAACTGTATTTTCCTGTGGGTTGGAATTACAGGAATTTATTCCAGAAGGTCATAAAGTTACAATAACTGACTTGAAACAGGGAGAAGAGATCATTCGATATGGTGAAGTTATAGGCTATGCAGAAGTTCCTATAAAAAAGGGGAGCTGGGTGAGAGAAAAGTATGTAAAGCTACCTACTCCTCCATTATTGGATGAACTGCCAATTGCAACAAAGTCAGATGAAGAGCTTCCACCTCTTGACGGCTATACGTTTGAAGGCTATCGAAATGCAGATGGAAGTGCAGGAATTAAAAATATCTTAGGAATTACAACAAGCGTACAGTGTGTAGCTGGAGTTCTGAATTATACGGTTAATAAAATCAAAAAGGAACTATTGCCTAAATTTCCAAATGTCCATGATGTTGTTGCTTTGAACCATACATATGGATGTGGTGTAGCGATTAATGCACCTGAAGCAAAAATTCCTATTCGAACAATTCAAAATTTGGCAACACACCCTAACTTTGGTGGAGAAGTAATGGTCGTTGGATTAGGCTGTGAGAAACTATTACCTGAACGGTTAATACCAGGTGATCATGCAAAAGCAAATATTCTCTCACTTCAAGATCAACAGGGCTTCATGAAAATGGTTGATTCAATCATGAAAATGGCAGAAGAGCGTTTGGAAAAGTTAAGCAAGCGTGAAAGAGTTACTTGTCCTGTTTCTGATTTGGTAATTGGCTTACAATGTGGCGGGAGCGATGCGTTCTCTGGTGTAACTGCCAATCCAGCTGTAGGGTATGCTGCTGATTTATTGGTACGTGCAGGAGCAACAGTCTTGTTTTCAGAGGTAACGGAAGTTCGTGATGCTATTCATTTATTAACACCACGAGCTGTTAATGAAGAAGTTGGTCGTGTATTGATCAATGAAATGAAATGGTATGATAATTATTTACAAAAAGGAGATTCGGATCGAAGCGCAAACCCTTCACCTGGAAATAAAAAAGGTGGATTAGTCAATGTAGTAGAGAAATCACTTGGTTCAATCGCTAAATCTGGAAGTAGTCCAATCTCTGGTGTTTTGTCACCGGGAGAAAAGGCAATGGAAAAGGGCTTGATATTTGCAGCTACACCTGCAAGTGACTTTGTTTGTGGAACTTTACAATTAGCTTCTGGAATGCATATACAGGTCTTTACTACAGGACGTGGAACACCATACGGTTTACAAATGGCACCCGTAGTTAAGGTTTCAAGTCGAAATTCGCTTAAGGATCAATGGAGTGATTTAATTGATATCAATGCAGGACAAATAGCAACCGGTGAGGCGACTATAGAAGAGGTGGGTTGGAAAATATTCCATTTCATTTTAGATGTTGCTAGTGGGCATAAACAAACATGGTCTGAGCATTGGGGACTTCATAATGACTTAAGCTTGTTCAATCCTGCACCAATAACATAA
- a CDS encoding TRAP transporter large permease subunit, translating into MFMALLTFIACAIQGSGFPRIIALFMMGVGILLEFNKGSGIEGISQGILLILPLICLITLTPLLSLPLKLGGYMEAVGALLRNLLYQPRKLFAGITTSLFILSPVLSLGTVRIIDEFLTDLKLPSIIYAKSYLVGFTTAIMWSPYFASVSLVLYYLNMPVGNYILFGIGISIIALIVGNILFVVWERNHPLWENTGEKLSLKRHHRNQLMKLAIFVILVMFISLTIEYITKWSMVVIVCLISIAIPLASGAITKNRKSLQSEIKVYRDKTIIMMNNEIMLFTSAGLFAHAIQGTNFANIISNFLSSLASKSFLLFAIALLALVLVVTFIGLHQIAVIAALAMQLNAHELGISTLSLAILLLIAWAISSAISPFSGLNMTVSRLVGISGVHVGLRANGLHLSILAVLGVSIIMWIR; encoded by the coding sequence ATGTTTATGGCTTTACTTACATTTATTGCTTGCGCTATTCAAGGAAGTGGATTCCCCCGCATAATTGCACTCTTTATGATGGGCGTTGGAATTCTCTTAGAGTTTAATAAGGGATCAGGTATAGAGGGAATTAGCCAAGGTATATTATTAATTCTTCCCTTAATATGTTTAATCACCTTAACACCGCTTCTTTCCCTTCCACTAAAACTTGGTGGTTACATGGAAGCTGTTGGCGCTTTACTGCGGAACTTATTATATCAACCACGAAAACTTTTTGCGGGGATAACAACATCCCTATTTATTCTAAGTCCAGTATTAAGTTTGGGAACTGTTCGAATTATTGATGAATTTCTTACTGATTTAAAACTTCCTTCAATAATATATGCGAAAAGCTACCTTGTTGGATTCACTACTGCTATCATGTGGTCACCGTACTTTGCTTCTGTTTCATTAGTTCTTTATTACCTTAATATGCCAGTTGGCAATTATATTTTATTTGGAATAGGAATATCAATCATAGCATTAATCGTAGGTAATATTTTATTTGTAGTTTGGGAAAGGAATCATCCACTGTGGGAAAATACAGGTGAAAAACTTTCTTTGAAAAGACACCATCGAAATCAACTTATGAAGCTAGCTATCTTTGTTATTTTGGTTATGTTTATCTCTTTAACGATAGAGTATATTACTAAATGGTCGATGGTTGTTATTGTTTGTTTGATTTCTATTGCAATACCATTAGCATCGGGAGCGATAACAAAAAATCGGAAAAGTCTTCAATCTGAAATCAAGGTATATCGGGACAAAACCATTATTATGATGAACAATGAAATTATGTTATTCACAAGTGCTGGCTTGTTTGCCCATGCTATTCAAGGAACAAATTTTGCTAATATAATAAGTAACTTCTTATCGTCATTAGCATCAAAATCATTTTTATTGTTTGCGATAGCATTATTAGCACTTGTTTTAGTTGTAACTTTTATAGGTCTACATCAAATAGCCGTTATTGCGGCTTTGGCAATGCAATTAAATGCACATGAACTAGGAATAAGCACTCTCTCTTTAGCAATTCTACTATTGATTGCTTGGGCGATCTCTTCCGCTATAAGTCCTTTTTCTGGTCTAAATATGACGGTTAGCAGACTAGTGGGGATTTCAGGTGTTCATGTTGGACTTCGCGCAAATGGA